The following are from one region of the Ischnura elegans chromosome 12, ioIscEleg1.1, whole genome shotgun sequence genome:
- the LOC124169381 gene encoding uncharacterized protein LOC124169381 codes for MSRDFDTEVLICEVQASRHLWDPSIEEYKNRELRMKTWQKISRKIVPDFESLNEADKTKCVNKVQKRWKTARDAYFKGRNTMSKNKSKSAAAKRTKYVHHDRLTFLDCVQGGSTESNFDSGSQDIHADDQPRLDNSTQVQNESAPPKPVLKRKKTADNPEFEDNLVTLLKDIKEREDDDDRAFLMSLLPTMRSLNHDENLFFRCQVMQLLYSIKTQPNISIPDVPPCNFPYPTTYNCGPSSANVQRPRPMQSQPDPCVSNNVASPSLSPASSSLSVSS; via the exons atgTCCCGTGATTTCGACACTGAAGTTTTAATTTGCGAAGTTCAGGCCAGTAGGCACTTGTGGGATCCATCAATTGAAGAGTACAAGAACCGGGAATTGCGGATGAAGACATGGCAGAAGATCAGCAGAAAAATCGTTCCTGATTTTGAGAGTTTGAATGAAGCAGATAAAACCAAGTGTG TTAATAAAGTCCAGAAGAGATGGAAAACGGCAAGAGATGCGTACTTCAAAGGCCGCAATACTATgtctaaaaataaatcaaaatcagCGGCAGCGAAGAGAACAAAGTACGTTCACCATGATCGACTCACATTTCTTGATTGTGTGCAAGGAGGTTCGACGGAGAGTAATTTCGACTCGGGATCACAAGACATCCATGCCGATGATCAACCCCGCCTAGACAACTCTACCCAGGTGCAAAACGAAAGTGCGCCCCCAAAACCAGTTCTCAAGAGAAAGAAGACTGCTGATAACCCAGAATTTGAAGACAATTTGGTAACTTTATTGAAGGATATCAAAGAAAGGGAGGATGATGACGACAGAGCATTCCTAATGTCCCTACTCCCAACCATGAGGTCATTAAACCACgatgaaaacctttttttccgCTGTCAGGTGATGCAACTTCTCTATTCAATTAAAACTCAGCCGAACATTAGTATCCCAGACGTTCCTCCTTGTAACTTTCCGTATCCAACAACTTACAATTGTGGTCCGTCTTCAGCAAACGTACAACGTCCCCGACCAATGCAATCGCAGCCGGATCCCTGCGTTTCAAACAATGTCGCCTCTCCTAGTCTCTCGCCAGCATCATCAAGTTTGTCAGTATCATCATAG